From Camelina sativa cultivar DH55 chromosome 5, Cs, whole genome shotgun sequence:
gattacttttaaatatttagtCTCTatccaataatatatatatagaactccTCATGTTTTGATGTACAATCAAGACGTACAAGCATATTTTATGTTGGAAAAAAGAACATTGATtacgtataaaataaaatgcggATGAGCATGAacattatgtgttagtttgtccgtttttaacataatctataaaacatcaatatcttctaaaaccagACACCTCCAAGAAGGACAAGACAGTAGCTTGAATTTCTCAAATAACCTCTTCTTGAGCCGAAACTCATGCTCTTCCTTCATTCTCtgtgtaattattattttttaattggatAACTAAAGGTagcataaataattttgatatttatatattaccagcaTGCTTCACAGTTCACACATGCTTAAAAAGTTttcttattataatttgaatgttttagcaataaaatattttaatcttaattaattatacaaatgacttcAAATGCATTTGTGTCCTAGAAGTAGAATTCtttgtgtttcttgattaatttggGAAAGAAATTTCGCTGTTAgatatttctataattttatcacgtactttatatctattgaacatactaaatgcaaactgaattttagtttagaattgagtaaataaatactattaatatatattgatatattattctatatatcacataaatttttctttttctgtgttATACTTTTCTGtttgaaaataacatatatatatatatatatatatatatatatatattgtattatactCAAAATGATCAAcgaaaaaagagtaaaaacataTCATCGTATTATTGagttactttttttagttttaactgCATAACCTAagagaacataaaataattaatcttttatgtttttgtttctaaaatcaTGTGATAGATGGAAGAATAGATAACTCAAATCTTCCTACTTCTCCAAGacattgtttttctctctctttcccttcgtctctctctctagaatgcAATTGGGATTAGCTTAGGGTGATCTTTGGATCATTCAACTTGATAAACACGTGGTAAAGGTGAGTCTTGTTAAATGTGTATTAATGAAACTTGCACACATGGTCAAATCCCATAGCCTTGTTCTGCTTGCGGGTAAGCactatcatcacatcatcaacaatcgatcatggctagaaaaaataatggaacatatgagaagagaaattagatgttaattatattttaagaaaataattaagactaaattgtgtaagaaaataaaaactgaatttgaaaGAATCACATGGCTTTAGAAACCCATATCATGAGATATATATCACCTAGACGTCCAAACCTTCCTCGTCTCTAAATCCTACCATCACAAAACCTTTCTCGTCAGAAGTcataacctataaataaaataaaaaaccatggAAATGGTTATCagaaagaaagttaataaatacatacaaacacagttGTAACGTTAaggaacaaatttaaaataatagtattcaaaacaattaatatttgtttaaactcattttggtgggtaatacatacaaacacacttgtataaaatatagcatGTGTAATAATAAGTAACATAAATATTGTGaataagatataaaatatattagggtttatgaattatgttctaaaatttttatattaaaaatttatcaatggatcaaaagaaaaaaaaattataatattgatatacaaaataggcaTTCAAAACAACATTTACCAACATTTACAAGTGAGAATATGTTATGTTCCTAAGGTCTTCTTCATCTAACTCTTTCTAATGAATAACCACATTTCACatgttcacttctatatatactccaaaattttgactcaacttatttatttcaaaacctacaaatatcacacaaaggaaaaagttaaatattacaaaattcagaaaattatgtgagaggtagaatatgatgtttgatgaagattttttatagctatttatagataaatttgtagtagtatgagaggtttttcagtttttttatggtcaaacatcatgggagttNNNNNNNNNNNNNNNNNNNNNNNNNNNNNNNNNNNNNNNNNNNNNNNNNNNNNNNNNNNNNNNNNNNNNNNNNNNNNNNNNNNNNNNNNNNNNNNNNNNNNNNNNNNNNNNNNNNNNNNNNNNNNNNNNNNNNNNNNNNNNNNNNNNNNNNNNNNNNNNNNNNNNNNNNNNNNNNNNNNNNNNNNNNNNNNNNNNNNNNNNNNNNNNNNNNNNNNNNNNNNNNNNNNNNNNNNNNNNNNNNNNNNNNNNNNNNNNNNNNNNNNNNNNNNNNNNNNNNNNNNNNNNNNNNNNNNNNNNNNNNNNNNNNNNNNNNNNNNagttacattttaaagaattaatatgcaataaattgtgttaatgattactattaatgaaaaataaaatataatattgttttatatcttgaaattattttagaataaattgatttgatcttttggcacaaaaactgtaaacaaatattagaatattttttcaacaaataattattataatattataatattttttatagcttgaaattagtaaagaatttaataaccatcacattatatttttccaaaattacgatattaatatttaaatctttaattattagaaatttttttttttccaaaattataatattaatatttaattctttcttatttgcaaaattataatgatatggtaattatataaatattgataaatgatatctacatataattactaaaaggacattgcatgtcaatatatatttaattacagaaatatcatttaaatttagtgaatatgaaaaataatgtatataattttgacaaaatgaattaaaagaatttaataattgagaagtgaTGACATGTGTTGAAAATATATGCTGCCAAATGTCGTCGTGTTATGCAAAGTTAGGAAAAATTttctcatatattaatatttaattctttcttatttgcaaaattataatgttatggtaattatataaaatattgataaatgatatctacATATAATTACTAAAACGACATTacataaatgtcaatatatatttttagtacagaaatatcatttaaatctagtgaatttgaaaaataatgtatgtaattttaagaaaaatgaattaaaagaatttaataattgagaagtgagaaaatgtgttgaaaatatacgctgccaaatgtatttaaatctttaattatcagaaatttattttgtccaaaattctaatattaatatttaattctttcttatttgcaaaattataatgttatagtaattatataaaatattgataaatgatatctacAGATAATTACTAAAAGAACATtgcataaatgtcaatatattttttagtacagaaatatcatttaaatttagtgaatatgaaaaacaatgtatgtaaattataatgttatggtaattatataaaatattgataaatgatatctacAGATAATTACTAAAAGAACATtgcataaatgtcaatatattttttagtacagaaatatcatttaaatttagtgaatatgaaaataatgtatgtaattttgagaaaaataaattcatagaatttaataattgagaagtgaGGACATGTGTTGAAAATATACGCTGCCAAATATCGTCGTGTTATGCAAAGTTAGGAGAAAACcttcttatacatatatacattttcttctATACATATATGGGAGCACAAAATTGTCCCATTGAAACTAAGAccaagaactttttttttgtcaaaaaagatCACAAGAACAAGTTGTGTTTGATTGAGgacaaatattttaatgaaaaatcgCGATGGCTCGGTTATTACagataatctaaaaaaaatgtttagtaCATTTAAAATACTAGTAGAATTTAGTACAATACTACATTAAATGACATAAGGGAttgatttcaatttatatatggGGTTTTCATTGTTTAGTAGATTTAAAAGAAATATCGTTTTAAGTAATATAGGGATCagaattcgatttttttttttttttctatttgggTTTAGTCTTTGGGTTTTTGATATTGTTGTTTAGTAGATTGAAGTTGTGAAGGCAACaatattgtttaaggttttttcataagtgaacaaaaaaaatttctgttttaGTCTTTATTAATATACGCTACaatttatgaaacaaattttaAGTTCTAAAACcacttattttgaaataaagagagttatatATACAGCTGAGCTAAGGTAAAAACAGAAGTGGTATTTTAAGCTATTTCTGAAAATTCCTTAAAGCTTTTTTGGTGCCACCATAAAACTAATGGTTAGGGTGAGAAATTTTCACGTGTATGCAATGGTTTTGGAAGCAGAAGTTAACAGTTTCGGGGCAGAGAAAGGGCTTAATATTCTGACTGCAACTTCGTAATCGACTTGGCTAAAGTTGTGGTGGAGTTAATGGATTCAGAGGAGTGCCCATTTCTTGGAGTTTTATTGCATGAGATCCgacattttcaaaaatcttgttttccccCAGGTGAAAGGGATACTCACACTCCACGTGAAGTGAATTTATGTGATCATTCTCTTTCTAAGTTTGTTGTTTACTTACCTTCAATGccacattttgtttttgatgtgtCATTCGGTAGGCGTGGGCATTTGGGTGTTCAGATCGGGTTCAGGTTCGGGTAATTCGGATTTGGGTTTTTTGGATTTACTAATATTAGATCCGAACAGGTGTTCATATAATTTCGGGTCGGTTTCAGATTCGGTTCCTATCGAGTTTGGGTTATTTGGGTATTGACTTAAGAAACCTGtaatatatccaaaatatattcggTTATGGATAATATCTACTCGAACATATCCAAAGTACCCACAAAAACCTGAAATATACCCATAAAACCTGAAAAACTGAAATATTATTGTACAAACAGTTGTATAATCTAACAAATTCAACAAGAAACAATGAACTAAAccttaaacaaatgaaactgagcataccatgaaatcttaaacaaatgaaactgagcaTACCATGTCTCGCAAAACAATTCACAAGGATTCGAAGAGGGAGATTGAGGCAAACGGttttatgaaatcaaatcatatgtGATAGTGTGATATTGTGTATAATTGTTCTCGGATATAAACAGATtcttcgggttcggttcgggtaatacccgatacaTGTGGTTATTTGAAAACGAAAACCTATTGACTATTTAGAGAGAATtggttcgggtcgggttcgaGTATTTTCAGGTCGGATTCGGGTCGGTTCCTCGGGTTCGGTTTATTTGTCCAGCCCTAGTCATTCGTATTTGTCTTTCAAGCATTGTAGAGGAAATAGAGACTTTCGAAACTTTTAAagagaataatataattaacaccAATAATTACCACCAACTCACccataaataatagtataatacagGAATTTCGGTATTTCAAAATAGAGTATATTTACATGCATTTCTTtgagttttatacttttattgaacttgaattttcaaaaaagtttctTCAGGTGAAAGGATACTCACCCTCCACGTGAAGTGAATTTATGtgatcattctcttttttttttttttttttttttttttttttttttttttttttttttttttttttttttttttttttttttttttttttNNNNNNNNNNNNNNNNNNNNNNNNNNNNNNNNNNNNNNNNNNNNNNNNNNNNNNNNNNNNNNNNNNNNNNNNNNNNNNNNNNNNNNNNNNNNNNNNNNNNNNNNNNNNNNNNNNNNNNNNNNNNNNNNNNNNNNNNNNNNNNNNNNNNNNNNNNNNNNttttttttttttttttttttttttttttttttttttgtttcgtacAAATTACTCATCATTCTCTTAATTTCTAAGTTTGGTATTTTCTTACCTTATgcaagattttatttttaatgtaaatattattttctttcaagtcTTATTAGATTTAGATGTCTACACACTCTTGATGATAACAAAATTCATCACACAAACTTTTAAGGTAAGTAGTTTTTTTTCGCTGCCCAAGTCAGAACTATATTACgtacataatttatattatttctagATCTGAGCCTGCAGATATATTTCTCTTACGTTTTATAGAGAAGTTATATTTgttaatgttttgtattttgtgtttagtggtaaatttttttaaaaaaatatattttgtattaacgACGATAATATTTCCCATGCTGATCTCTATTGCATactcttaattttattaaacgTGTCATGGCCGGTTTAGcggttctttttttcttttttctttaacaacTTACTTGATTGAATCAAACAAATCAATTTTGTGAAACATTGTTTTACGTGCTGAATTATCCACTTTAACAGTATTATGACAttagatccaaaaaaaaaaaaaagtgagaattTTCTCTTGTATCACTCTGTATTTCCTTACCGGTTAGCATGGCGTCgaaacttaattaattaggCTTTTCATATTCACCATTATTGGTTAAATTAAAATGATAGGGAACCAAACTATGGATCGAGGTACACAGGAGAAGAGCCTAACATGGACAGAGAGGACGTTAAAATGTTAATTACGGAATGTTGGGATGTTTATAATGTCGAGTCTCTTGATTTCAAACGGAAAGACCCTGCAAATTTGGAAGCAAAGTTTTCGAAATCAACAATTATAGCTTCAACAACCCCATAACCACTTGTACACTCTCCTGATGCACCTTGTACCACTTGAGAAATCTGACACACTAGTACACAAGAATTAATGTGTGTTTGAAAGGAAGTTGTTGTGTTTTGATTCTCATGGTACTTGCTTTTAAGCTTGTGTGTGGGGGGACATCGTGGATTTTTAACCAACCTAACCCTAACTCAGGCCCACGATTCTGTTCTTTATATTGAATTCAAAAATTGGTTTCTTCTATAAACTAGTCACATGTTATCATCAAATTGGGCCCCGACCATCCCAACCAATGTTCTTAGCGGCCCTATCTACAAGGTTGAAATGCGAGCGAACGTATGGTTGAATTATGACAGTGACTGTTATTACAAGTGGTCGACAAATGCTTCCAGATATCTTAATAAGACAAGACATAGTACAAGCACTTCCATATTTTCTCAGTACGACATCTTATCAGCAATGCGGTGGAATTTAAGTTGAAGTCAAATGGAAGCATTATCTTACAGAAAAAATGagttattaacaaaaaaatgtttttcctATGCTTCGGACAGACCGCtctatattacaattttttttttaacaatactTTCATCTCATTTCATACCTTAAACCAAGTTACCAAGATACCGATTACAACAACAATGCCTCCTTACGAGTTACACAATAAAAACAACCTAAACCTTCTACCAGAGCACATTAGTTTTGAAAAATCCCGAATCACGTCACTAATTCCGTCGTCTCTCCCGGGAGCCTTGAAACTTGACCCGCTCCTTGAAAGCGGTTCAAGTCTGCTTTCTAATGATACTTTGATCTCTTCAATTAAAACATTCGCAGTACCGTTTTGTAATTgaatccaatttttttcttttaaaaaaacacaattgttgtaTTTGGTCttttcaaattctaaaacaaaacacttgttttttagtataaaaaatatatatatataacaaatccCTATATCCAATCCTAAAAAGACTAAATGACAAGTCAGCAAAAttcgtctctctttcttttcttttaaaaaaaaaaaaaaaaaaaaaaaaaaaaaaaaaNATAACAAATCCCTATATCCAATCCTAAAAAGACTAAATGACAAGTCAGCAAAAttcgtctctctttttttttttttaaaaaaaaaaaaaaaaaaaaaaaaaaaaaagaaaatttctagaAATTGACGCAATCAAATCAATTGGgacaaccaaacaaacaattgctccatggagaagaaaaaacaagtcaGCCATGGTTGGAAGACAAaagtagatagatagataggtTTAGATCTAAAGTAGTTGATcgttgaaaaaattatatatttcaattttaaacgTTGAAAAAAAGGAGCTCTAAAAACGAATCAAAAAAAGAGAATCTcgcaatcaaaaaaaaaaaccgccATGGATCCTCCGACTCAAATCTCTCATTTGGCTCTCGACATCGGAGGTAACCCCAAAAATTGGcctttttttgctctgtttcgtTTCTAGATTTGTTCGTTTTTGGGTTCGTCTCGAATTAACCGGAATTGATTGGTGTGTTGTTTTTGGTAGGGACTCTGGTCAAGCTTGTGTATTTCTCTTCAAATGGAAGCGAAGAAGAGTCTCGTAATGGTTGCTGCTCTGTTGTCAAAGGAAGACTTTGTTTCGCTAAGTTTGAGACCAGAAAGATTGATGATTGTTTAGAGTTTATTCGATTCAATATCCTTCAACATTCCggtaaagtttggatttttatgatCTCAAACCTCTGTATCAATATGTATTCTGAAGCTTACTAACTGATTTAGACTGCTGAAATGAGTTTTTTTAGcggaaaatttttttgtgtctttgaaTCATCAAGTTTATTGAGTTGTGAGTTCCTGTGTTTATTTCACTGACAGAGGTAATTTGTTCAGGTGTTCAGCATCAGAATGGTGCAGTCCATGATTATCTATCTGTTAAGGTAACAAAGCTGATCATCGTTATGTTGCAGTGGGGATTTCAGTTTGTTGTAGTTGATTTATGTATGGTCTTTACTAACTGGTATGATTTCTGATCATTCCAAAAGGCCACAGGTGGTGGGGCGTTTAAGTTTGCTGATCTTTTTAAGGAGAAACTCGGTATTCTTTTCGATAAGCAAGATGAGATGCATTCTCTTGTTGGTGGTGTTAATTTTCTCTTAAAggttagtttgtttttttggttcctATCACCATCtcttgtatatatgtatgttgtgTCTGTTTTTCGAATGTActtcttgtttttctccttgATTACACACTTGAGTAACACTAAAGACATCTATGTCAGAATAGTTTTGCTTAAATGCGGTGTGCTCTGTGAGGTCTTCTATGAGatggtttctttcttcaatgCATTTAGACATCTGTGGcagaatagttttttttgaaaaacttgtTGTTTTTACCATTTTACATGACTACTAATCTGTAAAAGATATATGacggaaacaaaaaattcttgCATAATTGCAGACAGTTCCAAGAGAAGCTTTTACCTACTTGGATGGGCAGAAGGAGTTTGTCGAGATCGACCATAATGATCTGTATCCATATCTACTTGTCAATATAGGCTCTGGGGTTAGCATGATCAAGGTCATTATGGGTTTGGTTTCTCTGATCACTTTGATTCTGTTGGCAAACTACTTCAGCGATGTTGCTTACTCAAACTCGTTCTTCTGTAGGTCGATGGAGATGGAAAGTATGAGCGGATAAGTGGAACAAGCCTTGGTGGAGGCACATTTTTAGGTCTTGGAAAGCTTTTAACAAAATGCAAGAGGTGACTTCTTAGTTTACTCTATTCATACAACGTTGTTTCTTCCTTGTCTGAGTAACTATTAACATTCTCTTAAATTCAGTTTTGATGAGCTGCTCGAGTTAAGTCACCATGGAAATAACAGAGTAATTGACATGCTTGTGGGAGATATCTACGGTGGAACAGATTATTCAAAGGTAAATTGATTAAATCTTGGTTTGCTAAAGTTATAGATTTGATTCATATGTAAAAATCCAAACCTTGTTTTTTGATCTTCTCTGTAGATTGGTCTCTCCTCAACAGCTATTGCTTCCAGCTTTGGAAAAGCAATTTCTGATGGCAAAGAACTTGAAGATTACCAGCCAGAAGATGTTGCAAGATCCCTTCTAAGAATGATATCAAATAACATTGGTCAGGTCAGTTCCTCTGAACATCTCAATGCCATTTTACAGAAAAACTTGAAGCTGATGGTTTTTTCTGATTGGATTGTAACATTTACTACTACTGTCTCACTTTCTCTCCAGATTGCTTATTTGAATGCTCTCAGATTCGGTCTTAAGCGTATTTTCTTTGGTGGATTTTTCATCCGTGGCCTTGAGTATACCATGGACACAATCTCTGTTGCTGTTCACTTTTGGTAAATCCAAAACTGAAACTAATACTCATGTATGTCCACAAATCTTTTTggaattttcttacttttcctTCTCATTGCAGGTCGAGAGGTGAGGCGAAGGCAATGTTTTTACGACATGAAGGGTTTCTTGGAGCATTAGGCGCATTCACGAGCTACGAAACTCGTAGTAATAACGATTCAAAACCGCAACATCATACTGTGCAAAGAGCAATTCTCAACTGTTCAGGTGATGATAGCTTTCGGCACATCCCAGTAACGTCTAATTTAAATGATAGCGAAACCATAGAATGCAGCATCAGTTTAGTTTAGTTACCACCACCCGGTGTATTGTTATCAAATTCAGTGTAGAAATATGTTAATTAAACTGTTTGAATCAAGAGCTGTACTCATTAGTTGAATATGTAAGACACATTTATGCAAACATGATTCACTTATTAATATTCATGTATCTCCCCAATGTAACTTGTACTATATAGTCGTATAAAGGAATCAAATACACAGTTAGTTAGTTATAGAGCTTGCTTTTAAGTCTTGGTTAAGTTCGGTTCAATGTATGTATCTCTGTTTTAAGTTTTGGTTTACTGAATCTTATGTAACAACTTTTTATCCAATCATGGTAATTCAGAAATAGCAGTGAAACTTAAACATTTGCTTGATTAATTACACCCCTAAAACCGAATTTATAAGATCATAAATTTCGACTGATGTAAAAATTCATATTAAAccgagaaaattaaaaattcaaaaccaaaaccggtTTAACATTCAGTTCGTCCCCGGTACGAAGCAATGTTTCCACATTCGGGAGGCTTTACACGTGTCATTCGTACCTCTCTGTCTTCcttgattccttttttttttttttccttctttcgtCGATTTCAATTTCGATTTCGCCTTGCCGACGACGATTAGCTTCCTGATAAACCATCTCCGACCACCGCAACATCACGAGTCACGACGGATCGCGCGAGCTAACTCCACAAAGCTCCATTACATTTCAATTCTCTTTCGTTAGagtctaaataatttgaaattgatCTGCTCTTCAACAGGTAAAAAAACTTTTCATCCTACATCTTCAAATCACTCGTTCACCTAACGCCCTGATTCTTATAGCTCCATGATCTTTTAATAGCAGTGTAGATCCACCTCCGATTCGTTTCATCTCCTTACCTGATACTGCCGCTTCGTTGTTTCAAATTGGGCTCAAAATGGTACGGATCATCAATTTGTATGGCGAATACCTAGTGAATTTTGATTAGATCTTCGATGAGATTGTTTGATTGGTTCCATTTTGAGTATTTGAATCCACTTCTTGTTAAATCTGTGATGCTCATTTTGTTATGGTGAAACGCTCTAATCAGGTTTATCACTCGAgttttgtggaagaagaagggaTAACAAAGGCATGTGGTTGTCCACTGCTTCCACTTAAGAGCCATATAAAAGGTCCTGCACCAGTTTCAGAACAAGGTATTATTTAGTTCAAACAAAGCTATACatgtgcttcttcttttttttcatctgtGTGATGAATGCGTTTATAAGTTGTTGATTTTATAATGTAGATAAAACTGATATAGTGGACGAGGCAATCACCTTCTTTCGTGCGAATGTCTTCTTCACAAACTTTGATATCAAAAGTCCTGCTGATAAGCTCCTTATTTACTTGACGTTCTACATAAATGTGGCGTTAAAGAGGCTCGAAGGCTGTAGAACGTTGGCTGTAGGAACTAAAGCCATTATTAACTTGGGTTTAGAAGATATTCCTGTTCCTGGAGAAACTGGCTTTCCTTTCCCGGGGCTCTTTTCGCTTCCTCAGTCCCAGGATGAAGCAGGTACATGTCTAAGTAACTCTTATTGATTTCCTTGGGGTTTTCTTTTGGTTACTAGGTCCTTAGACTTGTGTCTTCTGTTGGGTTCAAATGTCAGATCTTTTCAGGAACTATCTGAAGCAAGTTCGCGAGGAGACGAGTGGGAGGCTACTGAGTGTAGCGTATAGAGCCAACGGGACACCAAACAAATGGTGGCTTGCATTCGCCAAGAGGAAATTCATGAACGTGGTCCTCCTATGATAAATCTAGTATCACTGGTAAGTATCACTTTAGTTTACTGGATACAGTTATCCAAAAATCATGAATATCCATCTCCAATAGTTCATATATTACTACATTTCAAGcttaacaagttttttttttttatctgaattTTTTCACTATTTAGCAGTTGGTTTCTCTTCCTTGCTTGCTGTCCATTTCGAATGATGAATACCGAAGCCACTGGAGATCATGAGCATCACCACTTTTAGCTTCCTTTGCATAGGTGTTTAGCAAGAAGACAATTCCATCTGCGAGCAGAAagctctctctttgtctctgaatatatatacatagggTGTGCCAATGTATTGTTTCATACAACTCCAGTTGGAATCTAAAATTTGTTGATACAAAGATCACAGTTAAATAAGATCATTTTATTACTACTTTAGATTAACAAGAGTTCATCTCCAAGGTCTTATCAGATTGTAGCCACACTTCAATACTCTCATCAAATTATACAGGGTAAGGAAATAGCTTAGCATACACATAGTGACATAACTGTGCCTGAAGCTATCAATCAGGCCTTGGTGCACACGTTTCCGTCACAAACCCAACCATCTTGGTGCTCACCGCCACTTTTTTTCACAGCCTCATCACCGTTTGGTTTTGTCTCCTCCTCTAAAGCACACTTGTAATGAAGATCAAAGTCGCATTCATCGCAATGGTAAGACCAGAATTTTCCTTCCTCATCACACTTATCGCACACGTAAACCTGAACACGAGTCAGTTCTAGCTCATGCTCTTCATGGAGAACATGTTTCACCTTCTTAGGCCACTCTTTTGCCATCTCATCGTACTTGGCTTCAATCTCCTTCAAACGTTCCTCAGTGAAAGGGTAAGCATCGGCTCCATGGATTGCCACAAGGTCCCTTGCTTCTTTTGTTACGGTTTTCCCAGTTGGTCCCAGAGCTGCTAGCATTGGGATCCCACCGACCTTAAAGGTTCGTGCCAAGGATTCTTTCCTAGGATCACCAAATGGAAGAGCCAGCCACGGCATTTGTGAGTAATACTCATCAAATGATTCCTGGTCACGGTCACTGGAGATGAAAATTAATTCAAACGCTTCATCCCGCTCCTTTATCTGCTTGTATATTTCAACAAGCTCTGGTGTAAAGGCGCGACAAGGAGGACACCAGTGAGCTGAGAAGTACATAAGAATGTTCTTCCCCACCAGATCCGAAACAAGCACCTAACAAAGAAAGCCAAATTTTTATAGGTTGGTTCAGATCAGCCTCGAAGAACAGAGTTTAGAAGATGAAAAGGGTATTATTGAGAGCTATACCTTGGCCCCATCTTTTCCGAGAACATAGTTGAGATCACCTGAGACAAGAAGTGACTCGGTCGTTTGAGCCTCTATCTTTGCCTTTTCTATCTCCTCGAGTTCTTTAAACTTCTCTGGAGTGAAAGGATAAGCAAGAAGTCCATAGTCATCAATAGCTTCAGCGACATTCAAGTGACGGGTTTTTCCATCTGGCCCGAGAATGACCAGTGTTGGTAACGTAGACAGCATGAAGTGCCGAGCCAATTTCGAAGAGCTTTTGTCGTTGAACGGCAATCCTAGCCATGGCTTGCTCTTAAAGTCCTGATTAAAAGactcctcatcatcttcaagaGATATCAACACAATCTCAAAATCCTCTTTATTCTCCTTCAGCTTCGAATAAAACTTAACAAGCGTTGGAGTAAACTCTGTGCATTTGCTGTAAGATGCAACTGAG
This genomic window contains:
- the LOC104787127 gene encoding pantothenate kinase 1-like; its protein translation is MDPPTQISHLALDIGGTLVKLVYFSSNGSEEESRNGCCSVVKGRLCFAKFETRKIDDCLEFIRFNILQHSGVQHQNGAVHDYLSVKATGGGAFKFADLFKEKLGILFDKQDEMHSLVGGVNFLLKTVPREAFTYLDGQKEFVEIDHNDLYPYLLVNIGSGVSMIKVDGDGKYERISGTSLGGGTFLGLGKLLTKCKSFDELLELSHHGNNRVIDMLVGDIYGGTDYSKIGLSSTAIASSFGKAISDGKELEDYQPEDVARSLLRMISNNIGQIAYLNALRFGLKRIFFGGFFIRGLEYTMDTISVAVHFWSRGEAKAMFLRHEGFLGALGAFTSYETRSNNDSKPQHHTVQRAILNCSGDDSFRHIPVTSNLNDSETIECSISLV
- the LOC104787129 gene encoding actin-related protein 2/3 complex subunit 3-like: MVYHSSFVEEEGITKACGCPLLPLKSHIKGPAPVSEQDKTDIVDEAITFFRANVFFTNFDIKSPADKLLIYLTFYINVALKRLEGCRTLAVGTKAIINLGLEDIPVPGETGFPFPGLFSLPQSQDEADLFRNYLKQVREETSGRLLSVAYRANGTPNKWWLAFAKRKFMNVVLL
- the LOC104787128 gene encoding probable nucleoredoxin 1 gives rise to the protein MAETAKKINGGDAQDLLSLLSSPARDFFVRNDGEQVKIESLMGKKIGLYFSAAWCGPCQRFTPQLVEVYNELAPKVGFEVVFVSGDEDEESFGDYFSKMPWLAVPFADSETRDRLDGLFKVTGIPNLVMVDDHGKLVNGNGVGVIRSYGADAYPFTPEKMKEIKEEEDRARREQTLSSVLVTPTRDFVVSPDGNKVPVSELVGRTIGLLFSVASYSKCTEFTPTLVKFYSKLKENKEDFEIVLISLEDDEESFNQDFKSKPWLGLPFNDKSSSKLARHFMLSTLPTLVILGPDGKTRHLNVAEAIDDYGLLAYPFTPEKFKELEEIEKAKIEAQTTESLLVSGDLNYVLGKDGAKVLVSDLVGKNILMYFSAHWCPPCRAFTPELVEIYKQIKERDEAFELIFISSDRDQESFDEYYSQMPWLALPFGDPRKESLARTFKVGGIPMLAALGPTGKTVTKEARDLVAIHGADAYPFTEERLKEIEAKYDEMAKEWPKKVKHVLHEEHELELTRVQVYVCDKCDEEGKFWSYHCDECDFDLHYKCALEEETKPNGDEAVKKSGGEHQDGWVCDGNVCTKA